The genomic window CGAGTGCAGCCCGACCCAGCCGCCGCCACCGCGGATGTACGTCTGAAGGGCCGCTCGCTGACCGGCGTCGAGGAGATCGCCGCTCTCCGGCGTGGAGTTGGTGTTGTTGAAGACGACCGCCTGGAAGCGGGCGAGGTTGTCGTCGGTGAAGGCCGTGGCGTCGTCGGTGGCCTCGACCTCGAAGCCGTTCTCGCTGCCGAGTTTCGTGACGGCCTCGATCCCGGCGGGGATGGAGTCGTGGGCGAAGTTGGTCACCTTGGAGAAGACCAGGACACGGAAAGGCGCTGCTTCGGCGCGGGGGGCCGTGGCCACCCCGAGTCCGACGAGCAGCGCCAGCAGTGCCGTGATGAGGGTGAGGGGGGATCTGGTGGTGCGCATGGCGCGACTACTCATGGCGCTCCCGGTGCTGTTGATGCGGCTCGACGGGCAGAAAGCGCTTTCTGGAGTACGTCCCGCAAGCGTAGGTTCCGGTGTCGCGAGGGGTCAATGGGTCGGAAGGGAGTACTGATGGCGCCACGTTGGCCGTACACGGCTCGAACTCACCATGATCTACGGGGTGTTGGGGAAACCATGCATCGAGTGACGGTTTGAACAATCAGCGATGGGGTAAGACGAGCGCCACTGTCGAATGGTTTAGCGATTTTACTGTGATGACATTCACTCACCCCGCGACCTGCGCTAACGCATTGTGATGAGTTGCCTACGACTTCACCACGTACAGTTACGTGTGTGCAGACAGTCGACGAAGGAGACTCATGCGACCGTTCGTACTGAACTTTGTACTTCCGGCCGTGAGTCCAGAGGTCACGGTTCCCTACACCTATGACCCCGCCCTGCAGTTGAACGTGCTGCCGGACGGCCGCCCCGCCGTCGACGACCAGGCGGTGCTCCTCGCCACCGGCACGACGACCTCGACAGCCGGCTCCAAGACCCACTTCGACGACTGAACAGACCTGCGCCCGACGATGACTGTGCTCATACTGACCTGCAGACAGGACGTGACGGCGGACATGGTGGTCGCCAGGCTCCACGAGCGGGGCGTCCCGCTGGTGCGCCTGGACCCCGCCGACGTACCCGGCGAGGCATCCCTCTCGGCCGAGTACGTCCGCGGTGACTTCTACGGCCATCTGTCCACCGACGGACGTCTGCTGAGCATGAGCGCCCTGCGCTCCATATGGGTCCGCCGGCCCGGAGAGCCCGCGGCCCATGCCCCCGAGCCCTCCGAGTGGCTCACCGCCGAGACCGAACAGGCGCTGTACGGCATGCTCTACTCGGCCACGGCGCGGTGGATGAACCACCCCTCCGCCTCCACCCAGGCGCGGTGCAAGCCCTGGCAGCTGGGTGTGGCGCACCGCAGCGGCTTCGCCGTGCCGCCCACGGTCGTCACCACGTTCCCGCGCGTGGCCCGGCAGTTCGCCACCCAGTACCGCGACATCGTGGTCAAATCCGCGTCCGGCCCGCCGGCCGGCGATCCCCCGGTCGCCCTGCCCACCACCCGCATCGGCCCGGACGCCGACTTCGCCGGGGTCGCGGCCGGCCCCACGCTGCTCCAGCAGTACGTCCCCAAGCGGGCCGACATCCGGCTGACCTCGGTGGGCGGCCGGCTGTTCGCCGCCCGCAAGCGCGCCACGTCCGACCAGGTCGACGGAAGGTACGGCGCCACGGGCCACGCATGGGAGCCGGCGCGCATCCCGGACCGCATCGCCCGCGCCGTCCGCGACTACACGGACCTCGCCGCACTGGCGTACGCCGCCTTCGACTTCGCGGAGGACGAGGAGGGCGTGTGGTGGTTCCTGGAGTGCAACCAGGGCGGCCAGTTCGGCTTCATCGAACTGGAGACCGGTCAGCCCATCGCCGACGCGGTCGCGGCCTGGCTGGCCGGTGCGCCGAACGGAGCAGTACGTGTTACGTCAGGTGCGCTTGGGGGGCATGGTGGAGGCGGTCTCTGACCTCTTCTGTCCTCTTCTGTCCTCTTCTCTGAAGGAGAATCCATGCGTATGCGCACTCTCGCGGCGACCGTCGGACTCACCGCCGCCGCCCTGTTCGCCGGTGCGGGGGCCGCTGTCGCCGACAGCGACGCGAACGGTGCCGCGGCGAACTCGCCCGGCGTGCTCTCGGGCAATGTCGTCCAGTTGCCGATCCACGTACCGGTGAACTTCTGCGGCAACAGCGTCAACGTCCTCGCTCTGCTCAGCGGGGCGGCCGGCAACACCTGCGCCAACGTCTGACGCGGCTCGCCCGGCAGGGCCGTGAGGCCCTGCCGGCAGCGGGTCCCGGCCGCCACGGCCGCGCTGCCCGGTGGGGCCGCGCGGCCGTGGCGGGTCAGCGGGCCGCGCGGGTCAGCGGCTCAGGAAGCGGACGATCCGCTCCCGCAGACCCGCAGGCTCCAGTCCATGGGCCCTGAGATGCTCGTCGATCCGTCCGTAGCGGCGCAGTTCGCGCCGGGCCACTCCCAGGCCGAGGACACGGTGCGGGAGGTCCACCAGCGCGTCATTGGCGGCGGCAGTGGACGTCCCGGCGAGGTACGGCTCGACAAGGACCACGTCCGCGGCCCGGCACCGTCCGGCCGCTCGATGCACCGCCGCCGCGTCGAAGGGGCGCACCGTCGCCGCGTACAGGACGGTCACGTCCATGCCCTCGGTCGCCGCGATGACCCCGTCCAGCATCGGGCCGACGGCGATCACGACCCCGTCGCGGCCCTCCCGCACGGTCAGGAAGCGGGCACCGTCCACCGGCCGCGCCCGGTCGTTCGACTGTTCCGACAGCCGTACGTACACCCGGTCGTCCCCGTCCCCGTCTCCCTTCCCGTGCGCGGCGTCGCGCAGCAGCCTCTCGGCCTCGTCCGGATGCCCCGGTACGTGAACGGTCCAGCCGTCGAGCGTGTCCATGAGCGCCACATCGCCCGGCGCCATATGGGTGAACCCTCCGGAGGGCCAGTCGTACGACGCGCCCGCACTCACGAGCACGCCGCCGACGCCCTGGTGCCCGAAGTCCAGCTTGACCTGCTCGAAGGGGCGCTCGACGAGAAAGCTCGCGAAGGTGTGGACGATCGGCCGCAGCCCGGTCAGCGCCAGCCCGCCGCCCACGCCGATCATCAGCTGCTCGCGGATCCCGACGTTGATCACCCGGTCGGGGTGGGCGCGCTCGGCCTGCCGGAAGCCGTCCCGGCTGATCTCGGCCAGGACGAGCGCGAGTCGCGCGTCCTCGTCCAGCAGCCGCGTCGTGGTGGAGATGAAGCGGTCGCGCATCGTGTCCATGGTCATTCCCTCGGTGGGCGTCAGGTGCGGGGCGGCAGGTGCCGGGTGCCGGGAGTCAGGCGTTCTTCGGCTCGACCCGGGCCACGACGGCCCTCGGCCGGCCGGGGTGCGGTGCGGTGAAGGCGGCGTACAGCGCCTCGTGGTCGCGGCCGTCGACGGTCTCGGCCGACCAGCCGGCCGCCTCGAAGCGCGACGCGATGCCGCCGGGCCGGCGGTGCGTGGCCGACGCGTTGTCGATCACCAGCGTGTGCAGCTGCTCCAGACCGGCAGGACCGGCGTAGGCGATCGCCTCGTCGTTGCTGCCCTCGTCCAGCTCGGCGTCGCCGACCAGCACCCACACGCGCGGTCTGGTGAGCCGCTGCGCCCGCAGCCCGAGAGTGGTGCCCACGGCGAGCGGCAGACCGTGGCCGAGCGACCCGCTCCCGATCTCGGCTCCGGGCACGAGCAACCGGTCCGGATGGTGCCCGAGCGGTGAGGCGTACGACCCGAAGCCGGTCAGCAGCTCCTCGTCGAGGAACCCCTTCGAGGCGAGCACGGCGTAGTACGCCATCGGACCGTGCCCCTTCGACAGCAGGAACCGGTCCCGTCCGGGCGCGCCGGCCGTCTCCGGCGTCACGCGCAGCACCCGGTCGTACAGCACCCAGAGCGCGTCGAGCGTGGAGGTCGCGGCGGGGCCGTGCTTCTCGTCGCCGGTCATCAGCGCCATCAGGCGGGTGAGGTCCTGGTAGCCGCGTGTCGTGGTGAGTCCCGTCGTCGTCATGGCACCCACCGTGCAACTTCAACCGCACTTGAGGTCAACGGGGAAACGGTTCGTGACCATCGGGGGAAGTGCGGTATGGTTCTCGTGCGCGTTCGGCCAGGGGAAAGCCCAGGTCAGGCGGGCATCGGGACGTGGCGCAGCTTGGTAGCGCACTTGACTGGGGGTCAAGGGGTCGCAGGTTCAAATCCTGTCGTCCCGACTTGTGAGAGTCGCAGGCCGGAGGCCGTGTCGGAGTGATCCGACACGGCCTCCGGTGTTTTCCCCGTTCTTCGGCTGTTCTTCCAGGGTCCCCGGCTCAGGTGCCCGGCCCGGGTGCCCGGGGAGCTCAGGCCGGGCCTGCGGCGCCGCCTTCCTTGTGGGCCTTGAGCTTCCGCCACACCGCGCTGAGCGCTTCGAGATCGGCCCGGTCGAGGAGATCGGCGAAGACCGGGGCCAGACAGTCCCGGCGGGTCGCGTCGGCCTCGGCGAAGAGACGGCGGCCCTCGGCCGTGAGCGCGACCTCGACGGAGCGGGCGTCCCGGGCCGACGGGGTGCGGGTGACGAGGCCCCGGCCCTGGAGGGCGTCCACGACGCGGGAGACCTGGCTGCGGCTGAGCATGGCGCTGTTGCCGAGCACGGACGCCGGCACCGGATCCGGGCTGGAGGCGAGCCAGAGCATCACCTCGAACCAGGAGACGGGCAGGTCGTGGGCTTTGCCGAGGGCGCGGTCGACCCGTTCGGTGAGGACCGTGCCGGCCCAGACCAGTCCGTAGAACGCATGGTCGGCGAGGGGCATCTCGGCCTGAGCGATCTTCCTTTGCGGCATGGCCCGAGTCTAGGTGTTGCGTGCGCGCACACAATGATCAAGGCGTGTGTACACGCACGTAATCACTCGATCCAGCGAACGAGAGGCACGAACTTCGTTACCGCCGCGGTGGGCAGGCTCACTGGCGGCCGGGTCGTCTGGCGGGAG from Streptomyces formicae includes these protein-coding regions:
- the tgmA gene encoding putative ATP-grasp-modified RiPP; the protein is MRPFVLNFVLPAVSPEVTVPYTYDPALQLNVLPDGRPAVDDQAVLLATGTTTSTAGSKTHFDD
- the tgmB gene encoding ATP-grasp ribosomal peptide maturase, with product MTVLILTCRQDVTADMVVARLHERGVPLVRLDPADVPGEASLSAEYVRGDFYGHLSTDGRLLSMSALRSIWVRRPGEPAAHAPEPSEWLTAETEQALYGMLYSATARWMNHPSASTQARCKPWQLGVAHRSGFAVPPTVVTTFPRVARQFATQYRDIVVKSASGPPAGDPPVALPTTRIGPDADFAGVAAGPTLLQQYVPKRADIRLTSVGGRLFAARKRATSDQVDGRYGATGHAWEPARIPDRIARAVRDYTDLAALAYAAFDFAEDEEGVWWFLECNQGGQFGFIELETGQPIADAVAAWLAGAPNGAVRVTSGALGGHGGGGL
- a CDS encoding chaplin, which produces MRMRTLAATVGLTAAALFAGAGAAVADSDANGAAANSPGVLSGNVVQLPIHVPVNFCGNSVNVLALLSGAAGNTCANV
- a CDS encoding transketolase family protein, whose product is MDTMRDRFISTTTRLLDEDARLALVLAEISRDGFRQAERAHPDRVINVGIREQLMIGVGGGLALTGLRPIVHTFASFLVERPFEQVKLDFGHQGVGGVLVSAGASYDWPSGGFTHMAPGDVALMDTLDGWTVHVPGHPDEAERLLRDAAHGKGDGDGDDRVYVRLSEQSNDRARPVDGARFLTVREGRDGVVIAVGPMLDGVIAATEGMDVTVLYAATVRPFDAAAVHRAAGRCRAADVVLVEPYLAGTSTAAANDALVDLPHRVLGLGVARRELRRYGRIDEHLRAHGLEPAGLRERIVRFLSR
- a CDS encoding transketolase, which codes for MTTTGLTTTRGYQDLTRLMALMTGDEKHGPAATSTLDALWVLYDRVLRVTPETAGAPGRDRFLLSKGHGPMAYYAVLASKGFLDEELLTGFGSYASPLGHHPDRLLVPGAEIGSGSLGHGLPLAVGTTLGLRAQRLTRPRVWVLVGDAELDEGSNDEAIAYAGPAGLEQLHTLVIDNASATHRRPGGIASRFEAAGWSAETVDGRDHEALYAAFTAPHPGRPRAVVARVEPKNA
- a CDS encoding MarR family winged helix-turn-helix transcriptional regulator translates to MPQRKIAQAEMPLADHAFYGLVWAGTVLTERVDRALGKAHDLPVSWFEVMLWLASSPDPVPASVLGNSAMLSRSQVSRVVDALQGRGLVTRTPSARDARSVEVALTAEGRRLFAEADATRRDCLAPVFADLLDRADLEALSAVWRKLKAHKEGGAAGPA